GCTTCTGGTGGCGTCATCGCGATTCATACGGCAAGCTCGGCGCCGGAAGGTAAGATGACCGACTGCAGCGCGGCGTCCACGATGATAATGGGGATGCCGGGACAGACGTGGACCGGCGCGGCGGCATCGTTCATTGCGATGTGGGTCCCGATGATGGCGGCGATGAAGCTGCCATCATTCGCCACGAGGCTGTGGCGCCATTTCCGAAACTCACGGACACTTGACGATGAGCGTGACAACTCGCGGCTACGCGCCGGTGAACGGTCTCCGGATGTATTACGAAATCGAGGGCCCGCCGGCGGGCGACCCGCTCGTATATATCCCCAACGCCTTCGGCTTCGCCGGGCTGATTTCATTCCCCGCGCTGCTCGAGAGCCACTCAGTCATCACGATGGACCTTCAGGGGCACGGCCGCACCGCGGACATTCCGCAACGGCCGCTCTCGATCGAGCAGTACGCCAACGACGTCGTCGCGCTGCTGAAGCATCTGGGCATCGAGAGAGCCGATTTCTTCGGCTTCAGCTTCGGCGGCAACACGGCGGCGATGATCGCGCTTCGTCATCCCGAGCTCGTGCGTCGGGTGGCCACGTGGGGCGCGACGTTCGGCCCGGCGAGCGTCGCCCACAACCCGGCGATGCTGCGCTTCGACCGTCCGCCCACCGCTGACGACGACGCGTTCGCGTTCAAGCGCGAAGCGTATAAGAGAGTTGCCCCCAATCCGGATCAGTGGCCCACGCTCTGGGCGAAGGTCGCCGGCCTCGCGTGGGACGGCTTCTCGAACGAGGAGCTGGCATCGATCGAAGCGCCGCTCCTCATCGCGCTCGGCGATCGCGACTTCGTCCGCGTCGAGCACGCCGCCGACGCCGCCAGCCGCATTCGCAACGGCGAGCTCGCGGTGGTGCCCGATGCCGGCCACAACGCGCCGATGTCGGAACCCGAGCGCGTGATTCCGATCATCAGGCATTTTCTGGAAAAGGCGGAGAGGAGGAAGCCGGTTGCGACCGCGGGAATGGGCTATCACCCCGGCGAAACCCGCTGACGCGATCAACCCGAGAGCGATCTCCAACAGGCTCCGCCTGCGTCGAGACAGCGAGAGCCGGCCACTCTGAGTTCGACTGGCGGGTCGAGTACGGCTCGCGGCTCGAAATCGGACGTCAGATTTCCGACGGCGGACATCAGACCCGGCGTTTGTGCGACGAGCCTCCACGAATTGGAAGCTCCTTCGCGTCACGCCGGGTCTGACGTCAGAGGTCCGACATCTGACACTGATT
The sequence above is drawn from the Gemmatimonadaceae bacterium genome and encodes:
- a CDS encoding alpha/beta hydrolase — protein: MSVTTRGYAPVNGLRMYYEIEGPPAGDPLVYIPNAFGFAGLISFPALLESHSVITMDLQGHGRTADIPQRPLSIEQYANDVVALLKHLGIERADFFGFSFGGNTAAMIALRHPELVRRVATWGATFGPASVAHNPAMLRFDRPPTADDDAFAFKREAYKRVAPNPDQWPTLWAKVAGLAWDGFSNEELASIEAPLLIALGDRDFVRVEHAADAASRIRNGELAVVPDAGHNAPMSEPERVIPIIRHFLEKAERRKPVATAGMGYHPGETR